GGTGTCGGAGGGTTGATCGGTGTGGCTCGCCCGGCGCAGCAGCGCGTGGAGCCGGGCGACCAGTTCACCGAGGTCGAAAGGTTTGGTCAGGTAGTCGTCGGCACCTGCCTCCAAACCGGCGATCCGGTCGTTGACGGTGTCGCGTGCCGACAGCACGCAGATCGGGATGTCGTTGCCCAGCGCACGCAGCGCGGTGACCACGGCGACGCCGTCGAGCTCCGGCATCTGCACGTCGAGCACGAGAGCATCGTGCGACTCTGTGGACAGCAGCCGCAGTGCTTCTTTGCCGGACGCCGCGACCCGGACGTCGAACCCTGAGTGCCGCAAGCCGCGAGCCACCGAGGTCCGGACATCCGGGTCGTCGTCGACCATGAGGACCGTGCGGTTGATGCTCTCCGGCGCGCGTGGTCCTTCACCGCTCGCGGGGGTCATGTCCACCCGCACGCGGACTACGGCAGATCAGGTGCCGGCGCGGAACCGCAGCGATTCTTCAGGTCCACAAGCGGCTGACGCACGCCCGTCAGTTCGGCCTTCACCTGCGGGTTCTTGTCGAGGTACTCGGCGACCTTGGGCTTGACCTCTTCGCGCGGCAGGCCTTCCAGGCTCGTGAAGAA
This genomic window from Mycolicibacterium goodii contains:
- a CDS encoding response regulator transcription factor gives rise to the protein MTPASGEGPRAPESINRTVLMVDDDPDVRTSVARGLRHSGFDVRVAASGKEALRLLSTESHDALVLDVQMPELDGVAVVTALRALGNDIPICVLSARDTVNDRIAGLEAGADDYLTKPFDLGELVARLHALLRRASHTDQPSDTMTVGPLTIDTARRLVFVGGERVDLTKREFDLLAVLAENAGVVLSRQRLLELVWGYDFDVDTNVADVFISYLRRKLERDGVPRVIHTVRGIGYVLREEP